One Mangrovimonas cancribranchiae DNA segment encodes these proteins:
- a CDS encoding MBOAT family O-acyltransferase: MIFNSLDFAVFLPIVFLLYWFVFNKNHKAQNVLIVVASYFFYGYWDWRFLSLIAFSTLVDFFVGQQLVKTQKKAVRKGLLLLSLLVNLGLLGFFKYYNFFVDNFVSAFSFFGFEIPQYTLHIILPVGISFYTFQTLSYTIDVYREKIEPTKNIVAFAAFVSFFPQLVAGPIERATHLLPQFLKERQFNYVNAVDGLRQILWGLFKKIVVADNCARIVNTIFNDYETHSGSTLLLGAVLFAFQIYGDFSGYSDIAIGTSRLFGFDLKQNFAFPYFSRDIAEFWRRWHISLSTWFRDYLYIPLGGSRGTQAKVIRNVFIIFLVSGFWHGANWTFIVWGGLNALYFLPLMLANINRHHTDIVASTTLFPSIKECLQITVTFGVTVLAWVFFRSENIHQAWSILSTIFSHSFFTIPTIRPKDIIVLITILLLVEWFGRKQKHALAYIPIKHKFLRWGVYYVLILIIITFSGTPQEFIYFQF, encoded by the coding sequence ATGATATTTAACTCTTTAGACTTTGCTGTTTTTTTACCTATTGTTTTCTTATTGTATTGGTTTGTGTTTAATAAAAACCATAAAGCTCAGAATGTTTTAATTGTAGTTGCTAGCTATTTTTTTTACGGATATTGGGATTGGCGATTCTTATCCTTAATAGCCTTTAGTACGTTAGTTGATTTTTTTGTAGGACAGCAATTAGTTAAAACACAAAAGAAAGCTGTTAGAAAAGGCTTATTATTGTTAAGCCTTTTAGTTAACTTAGGGCTATTAGGTTTTTTTAAGTATTATAATTTCTTTGTTGATAATTTTGTTTCTGCTTTTTCATTTTTCGGTTTTGAAATTCCACAATATACCCTACATATCATTCTCCCCGTAGGCATTAGTTTTTACACCTTTCAAACATTAAGTTATACCATTGATGTTTATCGAGAAAAAATAGAGCCAACAAAAAACATTGTGGCCTTTGCCGCTTTTGTTAGTTTTTTTCCACAATTGGTAGCGGGACCTATAGAACGTGCGACACATTTATTACCACAATTTTTGAAAGAGAGGCAGTTTAATTATGTTAATGCTGTTGATGGGTTGCGACAAATACTTTGGGGGTTATTTAAAAAAATAGTTGTTGCAGATAATTGTGCACGTATTGTGAACACTATTTTTAACGATTATGAGACCCATTCGGGAAGTACGTTGTTATTAGGAGCTGTGTTATTTGCTTTTCAAATTTATGGGGACTTTTCAGGGTATTCCGATATTGCTATAGGAACGTCAAGACTATTTGGTTTCGATTTAAAACAAAATTTTGCCTTTCCGTACTTCTCAAGAGATATTGCTGAGTTTTGGCGACGTTGGCATATATCTTTATCAACGTGGTTTAGAGATTACCTCTATATCCCTTTAGGAGGTTCTAGAGGAACACAAGCTAAAGTAATAAGAAATGTATTTATTATTTTTTTGGTTAGTGGGTTTTGGCATGGTGCTAATTGGACATTTATTGTTTGGGGAGGTTTAAATGCTCTTTATTTTTTACCACTTATGCTGGCTAATATAAATCGGCATCACACAGATATTGTTGCTTCAACTACTTTGTTTCCCAGTATAAAAGAATGCCTTCAAATAACTGTAACGTTTGGGGTAACTGTATTAGCATGGGTGTTTTTTCGTTCGGAAAATATACATCAAGCTTGGTCTATACTGTCTACTATTTTTTCTCATAGTTTTTTTACAATACCTACAATAAGACCAAAAGATATCATTGTTTTAATTACCATCTTGTTACTTGTAGAATGGTTTGGAAGAAAGCAAAAGCATGCTTTGGCCTATATTCCAATAAAACATAAATTTTTACGATGGGGTGTGTACTATGTGTTAATACTTATAATTATAACTTTTAGTGGGACTCCACAAGAGTTTATTTATTTTCAGTTTTAA